One window from the genome of Zerene cesonia ecotype Mississippi chromosome 1, Zerene_cesonia_1.1, whole genome shotgun sequence encodes:
- the LOC119829340 gene encoding NADH dehydrogenase [ubiquinone] iron-sulfur protein 6, mitochondrial-like, whose product MNPILGRSSPILKCIPGKINGTAIRCITNKIQDIPIHTGQKWDANDYRLVRFTNAPKQVNTNWAVNLIAEVPPKEVTERVVWCDGGSGPEGHPRVYINLDKPGNHSCGYCGLRFVKKDHH is encoded by the exons ATGAATCCAATCCTAGGGCGTTCTTcgccaattttaaaatgtattcctGGGAAAATCAATGGTACTGCAATTCGTTGCATAACCAATAAAATTCAAGATATACCAATTCATACAGGccaa AAATGGGATGCTAATGACTATCGTCTCGTCCGATTCACTAATGCTCCAAAACAAGTCAATACGAATTGGGCAGTTAATCTAATTGCAGAAGTCCCACCCAAGGAAGTGACTGAAAGGGTTGTATGGTGTGACGGTGGGAGCGGTCCTGAAGGGCATCCTCGTGTTTATATTAATCTG GACAAACCTGGAAATCATTCCTGTGGCTATTGTGGATTACGATTTGTTAAGAAAGATCACCATTAA
- the LOC119828565 gene encoding ras-related protein Rab-14 produces MTSGPYNYSYIFKYIIIGDMGVGKSCLLHQFTEKKFMADCPHTIGVEFGTRIIEVAGQKIKLQIWDTAGQERFRAVTRSYYRGAAGALMVYDITRRSTYNHLSSWLTDTRNLTNPSTVIFLIGNKSDLDGQRDVTYEEAKQFADENGLMFVEASAKTGQNVEEAFLETAKKIYQSIQDGRLDLNAAESGVQHKPASPGRPLAAPPASRDNCAC; encoded by the exons ATGACTTCCGGGCCATATAACtattcttatatctttaaatatattataattggtgATATGGGTGTAGGAAAGTCATGTCTTCTACATCAGTTCACAGAAAAGAAAt ttatggCAGATTGTCCTCATACTATTGGTGTGGAATTTGGTACTAGAATCATTGAAGTGGCAGGGCAAAAAATTAAGTTGCAAATTTGGGACACAGCTGGACAGGAGAGATTTAGGGCTGTTACTCGGTCCTATTATAGAGGTGCAGCTGGTGCCCTCATGGTTTATGATATTACAAGAAG atCTACATATAATCATTTAAGTAGTTGGTTAACAGACACTCGCAATTTGACTAATCCTAGTACAGTGATATTTTTGATTGGAAATAAATCTGATTTGGATGGACAACGAGATGTTACATATGAAGAAGCCAAACAGTTTGCAGATGAAAATGGATTGATGTTTGTTGAAGCTAGTGCAAAGAC tGGGCAAAATGTTGAAGAAGCTTTCTTGGAGACAGCGAAAAAGATATATCAAAGTATACAGGATGGACGTTTGGATTTAAATGCAGCAGAATCAGGTGTTCAACACAAGCCCGCGTCGCCGGGCCGCCCGctcgccgcgccgcccgcttCGCGTGACAACTGCGCTTGCTAA
- the LOC119831574 gene encoding alanine--tRNA ligase, cytoplasmic translates to MDTSMTGKEIRQTYIDFFISKGHKYVHSSSTIPLDDPTLLFANAGMNQFKPIFLGSVDPNSDMAQYVRVVNTQKCIRAGGKHNDLDDVGKDVYHHTFFEMMGNWSFGDYFKKEVCAWAWELLTEVYKIPADRLYVTYFGGDKTSGLEPDLECKNLWLNLGLPESHVIPGSMKDNFWEMGETGPCGPCSELHYDRIGGREAAHLVNMDDPDVLEIWNLVFIQFNRENDGSLKLLPKRHIDCGLGLERLVSVIQNKRANYDTDLFVPLFKAIENGTRVRPYSGKVGADDIDGIDMAYRVLADHARTLTIALSDGGCPDNTGRGYVLRRILRRAVRYASEKLNAKPGFFATLVNTVVEILGDVFPEIGKDPESVIQIINEEELQFLKTLTRGRNLLNRTIEKLNDSKVIPGDVAWRMYDTYGFPIDLTYLMCEERGLTIDMEAYEKAKKESQLSSQGKAAGQEDLFALDIHAISHLKDTGIPTTDDSPKYDYTPSAADKDAKYEFKTCTGTVLALRKNKQFVDQVVSGDECGIILDRTSFYAEQGGQIFDEGFMVKVDDESVEFTVKNVQVKGGYVLHIGKVEGLLKVGDTLSLNIDTERRRLVMNNHTGTHILNNVLRKVLGNDADQRGSLVMPDRLRFDFTNKGPMTTKQIKDTEDQIKSIINENKRVYAKYTNLSEAKKINGLRAMFDEQYPDPVRVVSVGIPVEELENNPEGPNGFETSVEFCGGSHLHQTGHIGDYVIVSEEGIAKGIRRIVALTGPEAVKAINKMSILENEVNNITNYIKDQGDNLNQKDTVKKIVELTNEISQAQIAYWKKEELRTMLKNLKKQLDDKERLAKAATINLVIEKAKDICLSEKSSEVIVEELKAYGNTKALDGALKQVKQLLPNSAAMFFSVDDECNKIYCLAAVPKSLVEKGLLASEWVQSVVGIMNGKGGGKAESAQASGSNSLCLNEAIKIAREFAISKTTNS, encoded by the coding sequence ATGGATACTTCTATGACAGGCAAAGAAATTCGTCAAACATACATCGATTTCTTTATTAGCAAAGGTCATAAATATGTTCATTCTTCATCCACAATTCCACTTGATGATCCCACTTTGCTTTTTGCAAATGCAGGAATGAATCAATTTAAGCCAATATTCTTGGGTTCAGTTGATCCAAATTCTGATATGGCTCAATATGTGAGAGTAGTAAATActcaaaaatgtattagagCTGGCGGTAAACATAATGACTTAGATGATGTTGGAAAGGATGTTTATCATCATACATTCTTTGAAATGATGGGGAATTGGTCATTTGGtgattactttaaaaaagaagTATGTGCCTGGGCATGGGAACTTCTTACTGAAGTTTATAAGATACCAGCAGATAGGTTATATGTCACATATTTTGGTGGTGATAAAACATCAGGGTTAGAACCAGATTTAGAGTGTAAAAATCTTTGGTTGAATTTAGGTCTACCTGAATCTCATGTAATCCCAGGTAGTATGAAGGATAACTTTTGGGAAATGGGGGAAACTGGACCATGTGGTCCCTGTTCTGAACTACATTATGATAGAATTGGTGGTCGAGAAGCAGCTCACTTAGTAAATATGGATGATCCAGATGTCCTTGAAATTTGGAATTTAgtgtttattcaatttaatagagAAAATGATGGATCATTAAAACTATTGCCCAAAAGACATATTGACTGTGGTCTTGGTCTTGAACGTTTAGTTTCTGTTATCCAAAATAAAAGAGCAAATTATGATACTGATTTATTTGTTCCTTTATTCAAAGCTATTGAAAATGGCACAAGAGTAAGACCCTATTCAGGAAAAGTGGGAGCTGATGACATAGATGGAATAGACATGGCATACAGAGTATTAGCTGATCATGCAAGGACTTTGACTATTGCTTTGTCAGATGGTGGATGTCCAGATAACACTGGCAGAGGTTATGTTTTACGAAGAATTTTAAGAAGAGCAGTTCGCTATGCttctgaaaaattaaatgcaaaacCAGGTTTCTTCGCAACTTTAGTAAATACTGTAGTAGAGATATTAGGGGATGTGTTTCCTGAAATTGGAAAAGACCCCGAGTcagttattcaaataataaatgaggAAGAATTGCAATTTTTGAAAACACTTACACGTGGGCGAAATTTACTTAATAGAACAATAGAAAAATTGAATGATTCTAAGGTGATCCCAGGAGATGTTGCTTGGAGGATGTATGATACATATGGATTTCCTATAGATTTAACGTATTTAATGTGCGAAGAGAGGGGTTTAACCATAGATATGGAAGCATatgaaaaagcaaaaaaagaatcacaatTATCTTCACAAGGAAAAGCTGCGGGCCAAGAAGATTTATTTGCTTTGGATATACATGCTATAAGTCATTTAAAAGACACTGGTATTCCAACTACAGATGATTCCCCAAAATATGACTATACTCCATCAGCTGCTGACAAAGATGCGaagtatgaatttaaaacttGCACAGGTACAGTTCTAGCTTTAAGaaagaataaacaatttgttgATCAAGTTGTTTCTGGTGATGAATGTGGAATCATTTTGGACCGCACAAGTTTCTATGCAGAGCAGGGAGGTCAAATCTTTGATGAAGGGTTTATGGTCAAAGTAGATGACGAAAGCGTAGAATTTActgttaaaaatgttcaagTTAAAGGTGGCTATGTTTTGCATATAGGAAAAGTAGAAGGATTACTAAAAGTTGGTGACACTTTGTCTCTCAACATTGATACAGAAAGACGAAGACTTGTTATGAACAATCACACTGGAactcatattttaaacaatgttcTCAGAAAAGTTCTTGGAAACGATGCTGATCAACGCGGATCTTTAGTAATGCCTGATCGCCTCAGATTTGATTTCACGAATAAAGGTCCTATgactacaaaacaaataaaagacaCCGAAGATCaaattaaaagcattattAACGAAAATAAACGCGTGTATGctaaatacacaaatttaaGTGAagccaaaaaaattaatggccTAAGAGCAATGTTTGATGAACAATACCCAGATCCAGTTCGTGTGGTGTCTGTGGGAATACCTGTTGAAGAATTGGAAAATAACCCCGAAGGTCCCAATGGATTCGAAACCTCTGTAGAGTTTTGTGGTGGATCCCACCTACACCAAACAGGACATATCGGAGATTATGTTATCGTAAGCGAAGAAGGTATAGCGAAAGGTATCCGCCGGATTGTAGCATTGACAGGACCAGAAGCGGTAAaagctattaataaaatgagcaTTTTGGAAAACGAAGTTAACaatataactaattatattaaagatcAGGGTGACAATCTAAACCAGAAAGACACCGTGAAAAAGATAGTAGAACTTACGAATGAAATTTCACAAGCACAGATAGCATATTGGAAAAAAGAAGAATTAAGAACTATGCtcaaaaatttgaaaaagcaACTTGATGATAAGGAACGCCTTGCAAAAGCCGCTACTATTAATCTTGTAATTGAAAAAGCGAAAGATATATGTTTAAGCGAAAAGTCCTCGGAAGTGATTGTGGAGGAATTAAAAGCTTATGGCAATACAAAGGCTCTAGATGGTGCTTTAAAACAAGTCAAACAATTGCTTCCAAACTCTGCAGCAATGTTCTTTTCAGTAGATgatgaatgtaataaaatatattgcttaGCTGCAGTGCCCAAAAGTTTAGTAGAAAAAGGTTTACTCGCTTCGGAATGGGTACAATCCGTTGTAGGAATTATGAATGGCAAAGGCGGAGGAAAAGCAGAATCAGCTCAAGCTTCAGGAAGCAATTCTTTGTGTCTTAATGaagcaataaaaattgcaCGTGAATTTGCAATTTCTAAAACAACTAATTCTTAA
- the LOC119833944 gene encoding E3 ubiquitin-protein ligase Su(dx)-like, giving the protein MRQHSFAVAVYQHSILYFKGNRGKSWLKINLYIIYFQIMRLPAYELRRRLYIIFRGEEGLDYGGVSREWFFLLSHEVLNPMYCLFEYANKNNYSLQINPASYVNPDHLLYFKFIGRFIAMALYHGRFIYSGFTMPFYKRMLNKKLTMKDIESIDPEFYNSLVWIKDNNIDECGLEMWFSVDFEVLGQVIHHELKPAGDKERVTEANKEQYLQLVTQWRMTRGIEEQTSAFLDGFNEVVPLEWLKYFDERELELMLCGMQEVDVDDWQRNTIYRHYTRTSKQVVWFWQFVRQMDNEKRARLLQFVTGTCRVPVGGFAELMGSNGPQRFCIEKVGKDTWLPRSHTCFNRLDLPPYKSYEQLCEKLNFAIEETEGFGQE; this is encoded by the exons ATGAGGCAGCATTCATTTGCAGTTGCAGTCTATCAACattccatattatatttcaagg gcaaccggGGCAAAAG ttggttaaaaataaacctttataTCATTTACTTTCAGATAATGAGGCTACCTGCATACGAGTTAAGGAGAcgattgtatataatattccgTGGTGAGGAAGGTCTGGACTACGGAGGCGTCAGTCGAGAATGGTTTTTCCTACTATCGCATGAAGTTCTAAACCCCATGTACTGTTTATTCGAATATGCGAATAAAAACAACTACAGCCTTCAAATAAATCCTGCCAGTTACGTAAATCCCGATCATctgttatatttcaaattcatcGGTAGGTTCATAGCCATGGCCTTGTATCACGGGCGTTTTATCTATTCTGGTTTCACTATGCCCTTCTACAAGAGAATGCTGAACAAGAAACTCACTATGAAAGATATCGAATCCATCGACCCTGAGTTCTACAATTCTTTGGTCTGGATAAAAGATAACAATATAGATGAGTGCGGCCTTGAAATGTGGTTCAGTGTGGACTTTGAAGTGTTGGGCCAAGTGATTCACCATGAACTCAAACCGGCCGGTGATAAAGAAAGAGTGACAGAA gcAAACAAAGAACAATACTTGCAATTAGTAACACAATGGCGAATGACTAGAGGCATTGAAGAGCAAACATCTGCTTTCCTAGATGGTTTCAATGAG GTGGTCCCGCTCGAGTGGCTGAAATACTTCGATGAGCGCGAGCTGGAGCTGATGCTGTGCGGCATGCAGGAGGTGGACGTGGACGACTGGCAGCGCAACACCATCTACCGGCACTACACGCGAACAAGCAAGCAAGTGGTCTGGTTCTGGCAG TTTGTACGACAAATGGATAACGAGAAGCGAGCCAGGCTGCTTCAATTCGTAACAGGAACGTGCAGAGTGCCGGTTGGCGGATTTGCAGAACTCATGGGATCCAACGGACCTCAACGTTTTTGTATAGAAAAG gTTGGAAAAGATACGTGGTTGCCGCGGTCACATACATGCTTCAATAGACTCGACTTACCTCCTTACAAAAGTTACGAGCAATTATGTGAAAAACTTAATTTCGCAATTGAAGAAACTGAAGGCTTCGGACAGGAATGA
- the LOC119829352 gene encoding UPF0184 protein C9orf16 homolog isoform X2 encodes MAGSDDSKPNGMDGDKVDENNASTQNEENIREEYDQLDVKLDELNQALDFLEQKNDDIHQRLRELLQSNREIRKEMQNGKQESQ; translated from the exons atGGCCGGGAGTGACGATAGCAAGCCTAATGGAATGGATGGAGACAAAGTTGATGAAAATAATGCATCAACacaaaatgaagaaaatatacGTGAAg AATATGATCAATTAGATGTGAAATTGGATGAGCTGAACCAAGCTTTGGATTTCTTAGAACAGAAAAATGATGATATCCACCAGCGATTAAGGGAGTTGTTGCAATCTAACAgagaaataagaaaagaaatgCAAAATGGAAAACAAGAGAGTCAATGA
- the LOC119830730 gene encoding transcription termination factor 3, mitochondrial isoform X2, with translation MLIYLHSTFCIFFSDNTIRIDKRLGFFQSSYNLTGKEVREVATKQPRLITYNLHHITTNTFVIKEEMGFTEEQMKDIIKNKPKLLMLNQKSLLERFNYIHNIIKIPHEMILKNLNILEYRNFIVKQRHLFLKKLGRAQYNPTQANYVPITALCVDTDVEFCKKYAKSNVDDFNTFLKTL, from the exons ATGCTCATTTACTTGCATagtacattttgtatttttttttcagataa CACAATTCGAATAGATAAAAGATTAGGTTTCTTTCAAAGCAGTTATAACTTGACTGGCAAAGAAGTAAGAGAAGTAGCTACAAAACAACCTAGATTGAtaacatacaatttacatCACATCACAACAAATACTTTCGTCATAAAAGAGGAAATGGGCTTTACTGAAGAGCAGATGaaagatattattaagaataaacCCAAACTGTTAATGTTGA ATCAGAAATCATTACTAGAAAGATTCaattatatacacaatattataaaaattccacatgaaatgattttaaaaaatctcaatatattagaatatagGAACTTTATTGTCAAACAgcgacatttatttttaaagaaattaggAAGAGCACAATATAATCCAACACAAGCTAATTATGTACCAATTACAGCTCTATGTGTAGATACAGATGtagaattttgtaaaaaatatgcaaaaagtAATGTAGATGATTTTAATACATTCTTAAAAACACTCTAA
- the LOC119830721 gene encoding endoplasmic reticulum-Golgi intermediate compartment protein 3 yields the protein MSSQLINKFKQFDAYAKTLEDFRVKTATGATISLIGGSVMFLLILSELHTYMSPNISEELFVDTSRGHKMKINFDIIVPRISCDYLVLDAMDSSGEQHLQMDHNIYKRRLDLNGNPIEEPKKEEIIISTSYVKNNSSEIAEVTCGSCYGAAFNESQCCNTCEEVKEAYKIRRWALPDLATIEQCKNDESIEKVNLALKEGCQLYGYMEVNRVGGSFHIAPGKSFTINHIHVHDVQPYSSSVFNTTHIIKRLSFGSDIKSANTAPLDGVTGLAKEGAVMFQYYIKIVPTMYVSLDNKVLHTNQFSVTRHQKAVSNVNSESGMPGAFFSYELSPLMVKYTEKERSLGHFATNICAIVGGVFTLAGIFDSLLYHSLNAFQNKIMLGKAG from the exons atgtcttcacaattaattaacaagTTCAAGCAGTTTGATGCATATGCAAAAACTCTAGAAGATTTTAGAGTAAAAACTGCAACAGGTGCAACaa TATCACTAATTGGTGGATCTGTTATGTTTTTACTCATATTATCTGAGTTACACACATATATGTCACCAAATATATCTGAAGAACTCTTTGTTGACACCTCACGAGGccacaaaatgaaaataaattttgatattattgttCCAAGAATATCATGTGATT atctAGTCTTGGATGCAATGGATTCATCTGGTGAACAGCATTTACAAATGgaccataatatatacaaaagacGATTAGATCTAAATGGTAATCCAATAGAAGAACCCAAAAaggaagaaataattatatcaacatCTTAT gtcAAAAATAATTCCTCAGAAATTGCTGAAGTAACTTGTGGTAGTTGTTATGGCGCCGCTTTTAATGAATCTCA GTGTTGCAATACATGTGAAGAAGTTAAAGaagcatataaaataagacGATGGGCACTACCCGATTTGGCTACAATTGAGCAATGTAAAAATGATGAATCAATAGAAAAAGTCAATCTAGCTTTGAAGGAAGGATGTCAATTATATGGCTATATGGAAGTTAACCgg GTTGGAGGAAGTTTCCACATAGCACCAGGAAAAAGCTTCACTATAAATCATATTCATGTTCATGATGTGCAACCTTATTCATCATCAGTTTTTAATACcacacatataataaaacgattaAGCTTTGGTTCAGATATTAAGAGTGCCAACACTGCACCTTTAGATGGAGTGACTGGCTTAGCAAAGGaag GAGCGGTCATGtttcaatattacattaaaatagtaCCTACAATGTATGTTTCACTCGATAACAAagttttacatacaaatcagTTCTCAGTTACAAGGCATCAAAAAGCTGTGTCTAATGTTAATTCAGAATCTGGTATGCCAGGAGCATTTTTCAGTTATGAACTATCACCCTTAATGGTGAAGTATACGGAAAAGGAAAG atcACTTGGACATTTTGCAACAAATATATGTGCAATTGTAGGAGGAGTATTCACACTGGCTGGTATTTTTGATTCACTTCTATACCACTCTCTCAACgctttccaaaataaaattatgttaggCAAGGCTGGATAA
- the LOC119830744 gene encoding reactive oxygen species modulator 1, which yields MPAVPGGMYQNQGPSCFDKMKMGFMIGFCVGMASGGLFGGFTALRYGVRGRELVHSVGKVMLQGGGTFGTFMAIGTGIRC from the exons ATGCCAGCTGTACCTGGTGGAATGTATCAAAACCAAGGCCCATCATGTTTTGACAAAATGAAAATGGGTTTCATGATTGGATTCTGTGTTGGAATGGCAAGTGGTGGATTATTCGGAGGATTTACCGCATTAAG GTATGGTGTTAGGGGAAGGGAATTGGTGCATTCTGTGGGTAAAGTGATGCTGCAAGGAGGAGGAACATTTGGTACATTTATGGCAATTGGAACTGGAATACGTTGCTGA
- the LOC119830730 gene encoding transcription termination factor 3, mitochondrial isoform X1 — MNLSIFFRVFKNNLKINLKQKCYNFSSEAKKTDLISIQNNSVLNSCFDDLSELAPNHPVSFNLAAYVNNSELLQNLVHLNVNLAKIEKKPFIVEKILKLNFERDVKKHIFFLKNYVDAECIGEFITKNPLILCEPIEDLEVRINYLQSKYFKLEQIKHIIVKNPFWLMFSTIRIDKRLGFFQSSYNLTGKEVREVATKQPRLITYNLHHITTNTFVIKEEMGFTEEQMKDIIKNKPKLLMLNQKSLLERFNYIHNIIKIPHEMILKNLNILEYRNFIVKQRHLFLKKLGRAQYNPTQANYVPITALCVDTDVEFCKKYAKSNVDDFNTFLKTL; from the exons AtgaatttatctatattttttagagtatttaaaaataaccttaaaataaatctaaagcAGAAGTGTTACAATTTTAGTAGTGAGGCAAAGAAAACTGACTTAAtaagtattcaaaataattctgTATTAAATAGTTGCTTTGATGATTTGTCCGAGCTGGCACCCAATCATCCGGTATCGTTTAATTTGGCTGCATATGTGAATAATTCTGAGTTATTGCAAAACCTCGTCCATTTGAACGTAAATCTAGCCAAAATTGAGAAAAAACCGTTCATTgtggaaaaaatattgaaattaaactttGAAAGAGATgtaaagaaacatatttttttcttaaaaaattatgtggaTGCGGAATGTATAGGTGAATTTATTACCAAAAATCCATTAATTCTCTGTGAACCTATAGAAGACTTAGAAGTCAGAATTAACTACTTAcaatcgaaatattttaaattagaacaaattaaacatattattgtcAAAAACCCTTTCTGGTTGATGTTTAG CACAATTCGAATAGATAAAAGATTAGGTTTCTTTCAAAGCAGTTATAACTTGACTGGCAAAGAAGTAAGAGAAGTAGCTACAAAACAACCTAGATTGAtaacatacaatttacatCACATCACAACAAATACTTTCGTCATAAAAGAGGAAATGGGCTTTACTGAAGAGCAGATGaaagatattattaagaataaacCCAAACTGTTAATGTTGA ATCAGAAATCATTACTAGAAAGATTCaattatatacacaatattataaaaattccacatgaaatgattttaaaaaatctcaatatattagaatatagGAACTTTATTGTCAAACAgcgacatttatttttaaagaaattaggAAGAGCACAATATAATCCAACACAAGCTAATTATGTACCAATTACAGCTCTATGTGTAGATACAGATGtagaattttgtaaaaaatatgcaaaaagtAATGTAGATGATTTTAATACATTCTTAAAAACACTCTAA
- the LOC119829352 gene encoding UPF0184 protein C9orf16 homolog isoform X1 gives MSQLEELFKLISTDTNVAATDNRIFNMAGSDDSKPNGMDGDKVDENNASTQNEENIREEYDQLDVKLDELNQALDFLEQKNDDIHQRLRELLQSNREIRKEMQNGKQESQ, from the exons ATGTCACAACTTGAAGaactattcaaattaatttctacTGACACTAATGTTGCAGCAACTGATAACCGAATATTCAA tatGGCCGGGAGTGACGATAGCAAGCCTAATGGAATGGATGGAGACAAAGTTGATGAAAATAATGCATCAACacaaaatgaagaaaatatacGTGAAg AATATGATCAATTAGATGTGAAATTGGATGAGCTGAACCAAGCTTTGGATTTCTTAGAACAGAAAAATGATGATATCCACCAGCGATTAAGGGAGTTGTTGCAATCTAACAgagaaataagaaaagaaatgCAAAATGGAAAACAAGAGAGTCAATGA